A single window of Ananas comosus cultivar F153 linkage group 19, ASM154086v1, whole genome shotgun sequence DNA harbors:
- the LOC109725090 gene encoding plant intracellular Ras-group-related LRR protein 1-like, whose translation MGIQVKSCSTKEELKKEMAHNLDLSGMSLDSLPNPPINLSIITKLDLSNNNLESIPESLTARLLNVAVLDVRSNQLKSLPNSIGCLSKLKVLNVSGNLLESLPKTIEDCRALEELNVNFNKLAKLPDTIGFELTNLKRLSMNSNKLAFLPYSTSHMTSLKHLDARLNSLRSLPDGLENLIRLETLNVSQNFQFLSSIPYSVGLLISLTELDISYNRIGVLPESIGCLTKLRKFRAEGNPLVSPPMEVVQEGADAVREYLSVKMSTANSIGAKKKKTWVGKLAKLGTFSSSRMHSRSIREKDEHDGLMMPDYRPIEGLATPTRYLGRLFSPRRLFSPSPRRDSSRK comes from the exons ATGGGGATACAAGTGAAAAGTTGCTCAACAAAGGAGGAGTTAAAGAAGGAGATGGCTCATAATTTGGATCTCAGTGGGATGTCTCTGGATTCACTACCAAACCCTCCTATCAATCTCTCTATCATCACAAAACTTGATCTCTCCAACAATAATCTTGAG AGCATTCCGGAATCGCTGACGGCGCGGCTGCTGAATGTGGCGGTGCTCGACGTGCGCTCGAACCAGCTGAAGTCGTTGCCGAACTCGATCGGCTGCTTGTcgaagctcaaagtcctcaacgTTTCCGGCAACCTTCTCGAATCCCTCCCAAAAACCATCGAAGATTGTCG GGCTCTCGAGGAGCTGAACGTGAACTTCAACAAACTCGCGAAGCTCCCGGACACCATCGGGTTCGAGCTCACAAACCTAAAAAGGCTCTCCATGAATTCAAACAAGCTCGCGTTCCTCCCTTACTCCACTTCGCACATGACGTCCCTCAAACACCTCGACGCCCGCCTCAACAGCCTCCGATCCCTCCCCGACGGCCTCGAAAACCTCATCCGCCTCGAGACCTTGAACGTCAGCCAAAACTTCCAGTTCCTCTCCTCGATTCCGTACTCCGTCGGCCTCCTCATCTCCCTCACCGAGCTCGACATCAGCTACAATAGAATCGGCGTCCTCCCCGAGTCCATCGGTTGCTTAACCAAGCTCCGCAAGTTCCGGGCCGAGGGGAATCCGCTTGTTAGCCCCCCGATGGAAGTCGTCCAAGAGGGAGCGGATGCCGTCCGAGAGTACCTTAGTGTGAAAATGAGCACCGCAAATTCGATAGGGGCGAAGAAAAAGAAGACATGGGTCGGGAAGCTGGCGAAGCTGGGGACgttcagcagcagcaggatgCATTCGAGGTCCATCAGAGAGAAGGACGAGCACGACGGGCTTATGATGCCCGACTACCGTCCGATCGAGGGCCTCGCGACGCCTACTCGATACTTGGGGAGGTTGTTCTCCCCCCGACGCCTCTTCTCCCCCTCCCCGAGGCGAGATTCGTCGCGGAAGTGA
- the LOC109724873 gene encoding calcium-transporting ATPase 8, plasma membrane-type-like isoform X3, whose amino-acid sequence MDSPYIRRVDDDDDECNGGGGSGSRGGGGSGGGRGGSGEMRRSSDDAFDIPPKNAPIERLKRWRQAALVLNASRRFRYTLDLKKEEEKEQIRRKIRAHAQVIRAAFLFKEAGERHVSETREPPVVTPGFGIGQEQLTAMTRDHNYSALLEYGGVKGIANLLKTNLEKGISGDDEDLLSRRNALGANRYPRKKGRSFLVFLWEACQDLTLIILIIAAVISLVLGIKTEGIKEGWYDGGSIAFAVFLVIIVTAISDYKQSLQFQSLNEEKENIHMEVIRGGRRVPVSIFDIVVGDVVPLKIGDQVPADGILISGHSLAIDESSMTGESKIVSFLILYTSEHAHVELQIIRCHDLFQVHKDQKSPFLMAGCKVADGYGTMLVTAVGINTEWGLLMASISEDTGEETPLQVRLNGVATFIGIVGLSVAGAVLVVLLARYFTGHTKNPDGTVQYIKGQTNVKATINGAVKILTVAVTIVVVAVPEGLPLAVTLTLAYSMRKMMADKALVRRLSACETMGSATTICSDKTGTLTLNEMTVVEAYVGGVNVQPPDNVKLLSPTISTLILEGIAQNTSGSVYEPEGGAVEVTGSPTEKAILSWGVKLGMKFNEMRSESSILHVFPFNSDKKRGGVAVHVGGSEVHVHWKGAAEIVLAACTSWLDADGQKQPMTSDKADEFKKDIEDMAARSLRCVAFAYRPFELENVPSEEQRVNWVLPEDNLILLAIVGIKDPCRPGVRDAVLLCRDAGVKVMGRSSPNDKLLLVRALRSRDHVVAVTGDGTNDAPALHEADIGLAMGISGTEVAKESADIIILDDNFASVVKVVRWGRSVYANIQKFIQFQLTVNVAALVINVVAAVSSGNVPLNAVQLLWVNLIMDTLGALALATEPPTDELMKRSPVGRREPLITNIMWRNLFIQAVFQITVLLTLNFRGRSILHLNNDSPSHAEKVKNTFIFNSFVLCQVFNEFNSRKLNELNIFSGVTKNYLFMGIVGITVLLQVIIIEFLGKFTSTVKLTWKLWLVSIAIGFVSWPLAVIGKLIPVPEQPFGELILSRCSRPEQKVDGALSRGVSPNHAV is encoded by the exons ATGGACTCGCCGTACATCCGCcgcgtcgacgacgacgacgacgagtgcaacggcggcggcggcagtggaAGCAGAGGTGGCGGAGGAAgcgggggagggagaggaggaagcGGCGAGATGCGGCGATCGAGCGACGACGCCTTCGACATACCGCCGAAGAACGCCCCGATAGAGCGGCTCAAGCGGTGGAGG CAAGCGGCACTTGTGCTGAATGCTTCTCGACGGTTTAGATATACCCTCGACTTGAAAaaggaggaagaaaaggaacaaATTAGGAGAAAGATTCGGGCACATGCTCAAGTTATACGG GCTGCATTTCTTTTCAAAGAGGCTGGGGAAAGACATGTTTCAGAAACACGGGAGCCACCAG TGGTTACTCCTGGTTTTGGAATTGGACAAGAGCAGCTTACCGCAATGACTAGGGATCACAATTATTCTGCTTTACTGGAATATGGAGGG GTGAAAGGGATAGCAAATTTGCTAAAGACCAATTTAGAAAAGGGTATTAGTGGGGATGATGAAGACTTATTGAGTAGACGGAATGCACTTGGGGCTAATAGATATCCTCGTAAGAAAGGAAGAAGCTTCTTG GTTTTCCTGTGGGAAGCTTGCCAAGATCTGACTCTTATCATCCTTATTATAGCTGCGGTTATATCTCTAGTATTAGGCATTAAGACAGAG GGTATTAAAGAAGGATGGTATGATGGTGGTAGCATTGCCTTTGCCGTTTTTCTTGTCATAATTGTTACTG CTATCAGTGACTATAAGCAATCGCTTCAGTTCCAAAGCCTTAACGAGGAAAAGGAAAACATACATATGGAG GTCATTAGAGGTGGTAGAAGAGTCCCGGTCTCAATATTTGATATTGTTGTTGGTGATGTTGTTCCTCTCAAAATCGGCGATCAG GTCCCTGCTGATGGCATCTTAATTAGTGGTCATTCTCTTGCCATTGATGAATCTAGTATGACCGGGGAAAGCAAGATAGTGAGTTTCCTCATTCTATACACCTCTGAGCATGCACATGTTGAGCTACAAATAATTCGTTGCCATGATTTATTCCAGGTCCACAAGGATCAGAAGTCACCATTTTTGATGGCTGGATGCAAAGTTGCTGATGGTTATGGTACCATGTTG GTTACTGCTGTTGGAATCAATACTGAATGGGGTTTATTAATGGCCAGTATATCGGAGGATACCGGTGAAGAAACTCCTTTGCAG GTGCGCTTAAATGGGGTCGCTACTTTCATTGGTATAGTTGGGCTTTCTGTAGCTGGTGCAGTACTTGTAGTTCTTTTGGCTCG ATACTTCACTGGCCATACAAAGAACCCTGACGGTACTGTTCAATATATAAAAGGACAAACAAATGTGAAGGCTACAATTAACGGAGCAGTAAAAATTTTGACAGTTGCG GTGACTATTGTTGTTGTCGCGGTGCCTGAAGGGCTACCATTGGCTGTCACCTTGAC CCTGGCTTACTCGATGCGAAAAATGATGGCTGACAAGGCTCTG GTACGGCGGCTTTCGGCTTGTGAAACTATGGGGTCAGCTACAACTATTTGCAGTGATAAGACGGGTACTTTGACCTTAAATGAG ATGACTGTTGTTGAGGCGTATGTTGGTGGCGTGAACGTACAACCTCCAGATAATGTTAAGTTGTTGTCTCCTACCATCTCAACTCTTATACTTGAGGGAATTGCACAAAATACATCGGGCAGCGTATATGAGCCAGAG GGTGGTGCTGTTGAAGTGACCGGATCTCCTACTGAAAAGGCCATCCTTTCTTGGGGCGTGAAG CTTGGGATGAAATTTAACGAGATGAGATCAGAATCTTCAATCCTTCATGTCTTTCCTTTCAACTCAGATAAAAAACGTGGTGGTGTTGCGGTACACGTG GGAGGTTCTGAAGTTCATGTGCATTGGAAAGGAGCTGCTGAAATTGTTCTAGCTGCATGCACTAGTTGGCTTGATGCAGATGGCCAGAAGCAGCCGATGACTTCTGATAAG GCTGATGAATTCAAGAAGGATATTGAAGATATGGCTGCACGGAGTCTTCGCTGTGTCGCTTTCGCATACAGACCTTTTGAATTGGAAAATGTTCCAAGCGAGGAACAGAGAGTAAACTGGGTGTTGCCTGAGGATAACTTGATTCTGCTTGCTATTGTGGGGATCAAG GATCCTTGTCGTCCTGGAGTCCGAGATGCTGTTCTGCTATGTAGAGATGCTGGTGTCAAG GTGATGGGAAGATCTTCCCCAAATGACAAGCTGCTGCTTGTAAGAGCTTTGAGGAGTAGAGACCATGTGGTTGCTGTTACCGGAGATGGCACAAATGATGCTCCTGCATTACATGAG GCTGATATTGGTCTTGCAATGGGCATTTCGGGAACAGAGGTAGCTAAAGAAAGTGCGGACATTATTATTCTTGATGACAATTTTGCATCTGTTGTGaag GTTGTCCGGTGGGGTCGTTCTGTGTATGCAAACATCCAGAAGTTTATTCAGTTTCAGCTCACCGTCAACGTGGCTGCTCTTGTGATCAACGTGGTTGCTGCTGTTTCTTCTGGCAACGTTCCTTTAAATGCTGTTCAG CTGCTTTGGGTCAACCTTATCATGGACACACTTGGGGCTCTTGCATTGGCAACTGAACCACCAACGGATGAACTTATGAAACGCTCACCTGTCGGCCGGAG AGAGCCTCTGATTACAAATATCATGTGGAGGAACTTGTTTATACAG GCTGTGTTTCAAATCACTGTCCTTCTTACACTGAACTTCAGAGGCAGGAGCATTCTGCATTTGAACAATGACAGTCCCAGTCATGCTGAGAAAGTTAAAAATACCTTTATATTCAATTCATTTGTTCTCTGTCAA GTATTTAATGAGTTCAATTCACGGAAGCTAAATGAGCTGAATATATTCAGTGGAGTCACAAAGAACTACCTCTTCATGGGCATTGTAGGGATTACGGTTCTACTTCAG GTCATTATCATCGAGTTTCTTGGGAAGTTCACATCGACTGTCAAATTAACTTGGAAGCTGTGGCTTGTTTCTATAGCTATTGGTTTTGTGAG CTGGCCGTTAGCAGTCATAGGAAAGCTCATACCAGTTCCCGAACAGCCATTTGGAGAGCTAATTTTGAGCCGTTGTTCCCGGCCAGAGCAAAAAG TTGATGGAGCATTGTCTCGAGGAGTGTCACCCAATCATGCTGTGTGA
- the LOC109724873 gene encoding calcium-transporting ATPase 8, plasma membrane-type-like isoform X1, which produces MDSPYIRRVDDDDDECNGGGGSGSRGGGGSGGGRGGSGEMRRSSDDAFDIPPKNAPIERLKRWRQAALVLNASRRFRYTLDLKKEEEKEQIRRKIRAHAQVIRAAFLFKEAGERHVSETREPPVVTPGFGIGQEQLTAMTRDHNYSALLEYGGVKGIANLLKTNLEKGISGDDEDLLSRRNALGANRYPRKKGRSFLVFLWEACQDLTLIILIIAAVISLVLGIKTEGIKEGWYDGGSIAFAVFLVIIVTAISDYKQSLQFQSLNEEKENIHMEVIRGGRRVPVSIFDIVVGDVVPLKIGDQVPADGILISGHSLAIDESSMTGESKIVSFLILYTSEHAHVELQIIRCHDLFQVHKDQKSPFLMAGCKVADGYGTMLVTAVGINTEWGLLMASISEDTGEETPLQVRLNGVATFIGIVGLSVAGAVLVVLLARYFTGHTKNPDGTVQYIKGQTNVKATINGAVKILTVAVTIVVVAVPEGLPLAVTLTLAYSMRKMMADKALVRRLSACETMGSATTICSDKTGTLTLNEMTVVEAYVGGVNVQPPDNVKLLSPTISTLILEGIAQNTSGSVYEPEGGAVEVTGSPTEKAILSWGVKLGMKFNEMRSESSILHVFPFNSDKKRGGVAVHVGGSEVHVHWKGAAEIVLAACTSWLDADGQKQPMTSDKADEFKKDIEDMAARSLRCVAFAYRPFELENVPSEEQRVNWVLPEDNLILLAIVGIKDPCRPGVRDAVLLCRDAGVKVRMVTGDNLQTAKAIALECGILTDPNVSEPVVIEGRTFRACTDAEREAIANEISVMGRSSPNDKLLLVRALRSRDHVVAVTGDGTNDAPALHEADIGLAMGISGTEVAKESADIIILDDNFASVVKVVRWGRSVYANIQKFIQFQLTVNVAALVINVVAAVSSGNVPLNAVQLLWVNLIMDTLGALALATEPPTDELMKRSPVGRREPLITNIMWRNLFIQAVFQITVLLTLNFRGRSILHLNNDSPSHAEKVKNTFIFNSFVLCQVFNEFNSRKLNELNIFSGVTKNYLFMGIVGITVLLQVIIIEFLGKFTSTVKLTWKLWLVSIAIGFVSWPLAVIGKLIPVPEQPFGELILSRCSRPEQKVDGALSRGVSPNHAV; this is translated from the exons ATGGACTCGCCGTACATCCGCcgcgtcgacgacgacgacgacgagtgcaacggcggcggcggcagtggaAGCAGAGGTGGCGGAGGAAgcgggggagggagaggaggaagcGGCGAGATGCGGCGATCGAGCGACGACGCCTTCGACATACCGCCGAAGAACGCCCCGATAGAGCGGCTCAAGCGGTGGAGG CAAGCGGCACTTGTGCTGAATGCTTCTCGACGGTTTAGATATACCCTCGACTTGAAAaaggaggaagaaaaggaacaaATTAGGAGAAAGATTCGGGCACATGCTCAAGTTATACGG GCTGCATTTCTTTTCAAAGAGGCTGGGGAAAGACATGTTTCAGAAACACGGGAGCCACCAG TGGTTACTCCTGGTTTTGGAATTGGACAAGAGCAGCTTACCGCAATGACTAGGGATCACAATTATTCTGCTTTACTGGAATATGGAGGG GTGAAAGGGATAGCAAATTTGCTAAAGACCAATTTAGAAAAGGGTATTAGTGGGGATGATGAAGACTTATTGAGTAGACGGAATGCACTTGGGGCTAATAGATATCCTCGTAAGAAAGGAAGAAGCTTCTTG GTTTTCCTGTGGGAAGCTTGCCAAGATCTGACTCTTATCATCCTTATTATAGCTGCGGTTATATCTCTAGTATTAGGCATTAAGACAGAG GGTATTAAAGAAGGATGGTATGATGGTGGTAGCATTGCCTTTGCCGTTTTTCTTGTCATAATTGTTACTG CTATCAGTGACTATAAGCAATCGCTTCAGTTCCAAAGCCTTAACGAGGAAAAGGAAAACATACATATGGAG GTCATTAGAGGTGGTAGAAGAGTCCCGGTCTCAATATTTGATATTGTTGTTGGTGATGTTGTTCCTCTCAAAATCGGCGATCAG GTCCCTGCTGATGGCATCTTAATTAGTGGTCATTCTCTTGCCATTGATGAATCTAGTATGACCGGGGAAAGCAAGATAGTGAGTTTCCTCATTCTATACACCTCTGAGCATGCACATGTTGAGCTACAAATAATTCGTTGCCATGATTTATTCCAGGTCCACAAGGATCAGAAGTCACCATTTTTGATGGCTGGATGCAAAGTTGCTGATGGTTATGGTACCATGTTG GTTACTGCTGTTGGAATCAATACTGAATGGGGTTTATTAATGGCCAGTATATCGGAGGATACCGGTGAAGAAACTCCTTTGCAG GTGCGCTTAAATGGGGTCGCTACTTTCATTGGTATAGTTGGGCTTTCTGTAGCTGGTGCAGTACTTGTAGTTCTTTTGGCTCG ATACTTCACTGGCCATACAAAGAACCCTGACGGTACTGTTCAATATATAAAAGGACAAACAAATGTGAAGGCTACAATTAACGGAGCAGTAAAAATTTTGACAGTTGCG GTGACTATTGTTGTTGTCGCGGTGCCTGAAGGGCTACCATTGGCTGTCACCTTGAC CCTGGCTTACTCGATGCGAAAAATGATGGCTGACAAGGCTCTG GTACGGCGGCTTTCGGCTTGTGAAACTATGGGGTCAGCTACAACTATTTGCAGTGATAAGACGGGTACTTTGACCTTAAATGAG ATGACTGTTGTTGAGGCGTATGTTGGTGGCGTGAACGTACAACCTCCAGATAATGTTAAGTTGTTGTCTCCTACCATCTCAACTCTTATACTTGAGGGAATTGCACAAAATACATCGGGCAGCGTATATGAGCCAGAG GGTGGTGCTGTTGAAGTGACCGGATCTCCTACTGAAAAGGCCATCCTTTCTTGGGGCGTGAAG CTTGGGATGAAATTTAACGAGATGAGATCAGAATCTTCAATCCTTCATGTCTTTCCTTTCAACTCAGATAAAAAACGTGGTGGTGTTGCGGTACACGTG GGAGGTTCTGAAGTTCATGTGCATTGGAAAGGAGCTGCTGAAATTGTTCTAGCTGCATGCACTAGTTGGCTTGATGCAGATGGCCAGAAGCAGCCGATGACTTCTGATAAG GCTGATGAATTCAAGAAGGATATTGAAGATATGGCTGCACGGAGTCTTCGCTGTGTCGCTTTCGCATACAGACCTTTTGAATTGGAAAATGTTCCAAGCGAGGAACAGAGAGTAAACTGGGTGTTGCCTGAGGATAACTTGATTCTGCTTGCTATTGTGGGGATCAAG GATCCTTGTCGTCCTGGAGTCCGAGATGCTGTTCTGCTATGTAGAGATGCTGGTGTCAAG GTACGTATGGTTACTGGGGATAATCTTCAAACAGCCAAAGCCATTGCTTTGGAGTGTGGGATACTTACTGATCCCAATGTGTCAGAGCCAGTGGTGATAGAGGGAAGAACATTTCGCGCATGTACTGATGCAGAAAGAGAGGCGATTGCTAATGAAATCTCT GTGATGGGAAGATCTTCCCCAAATGACAAGCTGCTGCTTGTAAGAGCTTTGAGGAGTAGAGACCATGTGGTTGCTGTTACCGGAGATGGCACAAATGATGCTCCTGCATTACATGAG GCTGATATTGGTCTTGCAATGGGCATTTCGGGAACAGAGGTAGCTAAAGAAAGTGCGGACATTATTATTCTTGATGACAATTTTGCATCTGTTGTGaag GTTGTCCGGTGGGGTCGTTCTGTGTATGCAAACATCCAGAAGTTTATTCAGTTTCAGCTCACCGTCAACGTGGCTGCTCTTGTGATCAACGTGGTTGCTGCTGTTTCTTCTGGCAACGTTCCTTTAAATGCTGTTCAG CTGCTTTGGGTCAACCTTATCATGGACACACTTGGGGCTCTTGCATTGGCAACTGAACCACCAACGGATGAACTTATGAAACGCTCACCTGTCGGCCGGAG AGAGCCTCTGATTACAAATATCATGTGGAGGAACTTGTTTATACAG GCTGTGTTTCAAATCACTGTCCTTCTTACACTGAACTTCAGAGGCAGGAGCATTCTGCATTTGAACAATGACAGTCCCAGTCATGCTGAGAAAGTTAAAAATACCTTTATATTCAATTCATTTGTTCTCTGTCAA GTATTTAATGAGTTCAATTCACGGAAGCTAAATGAGCTGAATATATTCAGTGGAGTCACAAAGAACTACCTCTTCATGGGCATTGTAGGGATTACGGTTCTACTTCAG GTCATTATCATCGAGTTTCTTGGGAAGTTCACATCGACTGTCAAATTAACTTGGAAGCTGTGGCTTGTTTCTATAGCTATTGGTTTTGTGAG CTGGCCGTTAGCAGTCATAGGAAAGCTCATACCAGTTCCCGAACAGCCATTTGGAGAGCTAATTTTGAGCCGTTGTTCCCGGCCAGAGCAAAAAG TTGATGGAGCATTGTCTCGAGGAGTGTCACCCAATCATGCTGTGTGA
- the LOC109724873 gene encoding calcium-transporting ATPase 8, plasma membrane-type-like isoform X2 — MDSPYIRRVDDDDDECNGGGGSGSRGGGGSGGGRGGSGEMRRSSDDAFDIPPKNAPIERLKRWRQAALVLNASRRFRYTLDLKKEEEKEQIRRKIRAHAQVIRAAFLFKEAGERHVSETREPPVVTPGFGIGQEQLTAMTRDHNYSALLEYGGVKGIANLLKTNLEKGISGDDEDLLSRRNALGANRYPRKKGRSFLVFLWEACQDLTLIILIIAAVISLVLGIKTEGIKEGWYDGGSIAFAVFLVIIVTAISDYKQSLQFQSLNEEKENIHMEVIRGGRRVPVSIFDIVVGDVVPLKIGDQVPADGILISGHSLAIDESSMTGESKIVHKDQKSPFLMAGCKVADGYGTMLVTAVGINTEWGLLMASISEDTGEETPLQVRLNGVATFIGIVGLSVAGAVLVVLLARYFTGHTKNPDGTVQYIKGQTNVKATINGAVKILTVAVTIVVVAVPEGLPLAVTLTLAYSMRKMMADKALVRRLSACETMGSATTICSDKTGTLTLNEMTVVEAYVGGVNVQPPDNVKLLSPTISTLILEGIAQNTSGSVYEPEGGAVEVTGSPTEKAILSWGVKLGMKFNEMRSESSILHVFPFNSDKKRGGVAVHVGGSEVHVHWKGAAEIVLAACTSWLDADGQKQPMTSDKADEFKKDIEDMAARSLRCVAFAYRPFELENVPSEEQRVNWVLPEDNLILLAIVGIKDPCRPGVRDAVLLCRDAGVKVRMVTGDNLQTAKAIALECGILTDPNVSEPVVIEGRTFRACTDAEREAIANEISVMGRSSPNDKLLLVRALRSRDHVVAVTGDGTNDAPALHEADIGLAMGISGTEVAKESADIIILDDNFASVVKVVRWGRSVYANIQKFIQFQLTVNVAALVINVVAAVSSGNVPLNAVQLLWVNLIMDTLGALALATEPPTDELMKRSPVGRREPLITNIMWRNLFIQAVFQITVLLTLNFRGRSILHLNNDSPSHAEKVKNTFIFNSFVLCQVFNEFNSRKLNELNIFSGVTKNYLFMGIVGITVLLQVIIIEFLGKFTSTVKLTWKLWLVSIAIGFVSWPLAVIGKLIPVPEQPFGELILSRCSRPEQKVDGALSRGVSPNHAV; from the exons ATGGACTCGCCGTACATCCGCcgcgtcgacgacgacgacgacgagtgcaacggcggcggcggcagtggaAGCAGAGGTGGCGGAGGAAgcgggggagggagaggaggaagcGGCGAGATGCGGCGATCGAGCGACGACGCCTTCGACATACCGCCGAAGAACGCCCCGATAGAGCGGCTCAAGCGGTGGAGG CAAGCGGCACTTGTGCTGAATGCTTCTCGACGGTTTAGATATACCCTCGACTTGAAAaaggaggaagaaaaggaacaaATTAGGAGAAAGATTCGGGCACATGCTCAAGTTATACGG GCTGCATTTCTTTTCAAAGAGGCTGGGGAAAGACATGTTTCAGAAACACGGGAGCCACCAG TGGTTACTCCTGGTTTTGGAATTGGACAAGAGCAGCTTACCGCAATGACTAGGGATCACAATTATTCTGCTTTACTGGAATATGGAGGG GTGAAAGGGATAGCAAATTTGCTAAAGACCAATTTAGAAAAGGGTATTAGTGGGGATGATGAAGACTTATTGAGTAGACGGAATGCACTTGGGGCTAATAGATATCCTCGTAAGAAAGGAAGAAGCTTCTTG GTTTTCCTGTGGGAAGCTTGCCAAGATCTGACTCTTATCATCCTTATTATAGCTGCGGTTATATCTCTAGTATTAGGCATTAAGACAGAG GGTATTAAAGAAGGATGGTATGATGGTGGTAGCATTGCCTTTGCCGTTTTTCTTGTCATAATTGTTACTG CTATCAGTGACTATAAGCAATCGCTTCAGTTCCAAAGCCTTAACGAGGAAAAGGAAAACATACATATGGAG GTCATTAGAGGTGGTAGAAGAGTCCCGGTCTCAATATTTGATATTGTTGTTGGTGATGTTGTTCCTCTCAAAATCGGCGATCAG GTCCCTGCTGATGGCATCTTAATTAGTGGTCATTCTCTTGCCATTGATGAATCTAGTATGACCGGGGAAAGCAAGATA GTCCACAAGGATCAGAAGTCACCATTTTTGATGGCTGGATGCAAAGTTGCTGATGGTTATGGTACCATGTTG GTTACTGCTGTTGGAATCAATACTGAATGGGGTTTATTAATGGCCAGTATATCGGAGGATACCGGTGAAGAAACTCCTTTGCAG GTGCGCTTAAATGGGGTCGCTACTTTCATTGGTATAGTTGGGCTTTCTGTAGCTGGTGCAGTACTTGTAGTTCTTTTGGCTCG ATACTTCACTGGCCATACAAAGAACCCTGACGGTACTGTTCAATATATAAAAGGACAAACAAATGTGAAGGCTACAATTAACGGAGCAGTAAAAATTTTGACAGTTGCG GTGACTATTGTTGTTGTCGCGGTGCCTGAAGGGCTACCATTGGCTGTCACCTTGAC CCTGGCTTACTCGATGCGAAAAATGATGGCTGACAAGGCTCTG GTACGGCGGCTTTCGGCTTGTGAAACTATGGGGTCAGCTACAACTATTTGCAGTGATAAGACGGGTACTTTGACCTTAAATGAG ATGACTGTTGTTGAGGCGTATGTTGGTGGCGTGAACGTACAACCTCCAGATAATGTTAAGTTGTTGTCTCCTACCATCTCAACTCTTATACTTGAGGGAATTGCACAAAATACATCGGGCAGCGTATATGAGCCAGAG GGTGGTGCTGTTGAAGTGACCGGATCTCCTACTGAAAAGGCCATCCTTTCTTGGGGCGTGAAG CTTGGGATGAAATTTAACGAGATGAGATCAGAATCTTCAATCCTTCATGTCTTTCCTTTCAACTCAGATAAAAAACGTGGTGGTGTTGCGGTACACGTG GGAGGTTCTGAAGTTCATGTGCATTGGAAAGGAGCTGCTGAAATTGTTCTAGCTGCATGCACTAGTTGGCTTGATGCAGATGGCCAGAAGCAGCCGATGACTTCTGATAAG GCTGATGAATTCAAGAAGGATATTGAAGATATGGCTGCACGGAGTCTTCGCTGTGTCGCTTTCGCATACAGACCTTTTGAATTGGAAAATGTTCCAAGCGAGGAACAGAGAGTAAACTGGGTGTTGCCTGAGGATAACTTGATTCTGCTTGCTATTGTGGGGATCAAG GATCCTTGTCGTCCTGGAGTCCGAGATGCTGTTCTGCTATGTAGAGATGCTGGTGTCAAG GTACGTATGGTTACTGGGGATAATCTTCAAACAGCCAAAGCCATTGCTTTGGAGTGTGGGATACTTACTGATCCCAATGTGTCAGAGCCAGTGGTGATAGAGGGAAGAACATTTCGCGCATGTACTGATGCAGAAAGAGAGGCGATTGCTAATGAAATCTCT GTGATGGGAAGATCTTCCCCAAATGACAAGCTGCTGCTTGTAAGAGCTTTGAGGAGTAGAGACCATGTGGTTGCTGTTACCGGAGATGGCACAAATGATGCTCCTGCATTACATGAG GCTGATATTGGTCTTGCAATGGGCATTTCGGGAACAGAGGTAGCTAAAGAAAGTGCGGACATTATTATTCTTGATGACAATTTTGCATCTGTTGTGaag GTTGTCCGGTGGGGTCGTTCTGTGTATGCAAACATCCAGAAGTTTATTCAGTTTCAGCTCACCGTCAACGTGGCTGCTCTTGTGATCAACGTGGTTGCTGCTGTTTCTTCTGGCAACGTTCCTTTAAATGCTGTTCAG CTGCTTTGGGTCAACCTTATCATGGACACACTTGGGGCTCTTGCATTGGCAACTGAACCACCAACGGATGAACTTATGAAACGCTCACCTGTCGGCCGGAG AGAGCCTCTGATTACAAATATCATGTGGAGGAACTTGTTTATACAG GCTGTGTTTCAAATCACTGTCCTTCTTACACTGAACTTCAGAGGCAGGAGCATTCTGCATTTGAACAATGACAGTCCCAGTCATGCTGAGAAAGTTAAAAATACCTTTATATTCAATTCATTTGTTCTCTGTCAA GTATTTAATGAGTTCAATTCACGGAAGCTAAATGAGCTGAATATATTCAGTGGAGTCACAAAGAACTACCTCTTCATGGGCATTGTAGGGATTACGGTTCTACTTCAG GTCATTATCATCGAGTTTCTTGGGAAGTTCACATCGACTGTCAAATTAACTTGGAAGCTGTGGCTTGTTTCTATAGCTATTGGTTTTGTGAG CTGGCCGTTAGCAGTCATAGGAAAGCTCATACCAGTTCCCGAACAGCCATTTGGAGAGCTAATTTTGAGCCGTTGTTCCCGGCCAGAGCAAAAAG TTGATGGAGCATTGTCTCGAGGAGTGTCACCCAATCATGCTGTGTGA